Genomic window (Penaeus vannamei isolate JL-2024 chromosome 22, ASM4276789v1, whole genome shotgun sequence):
gtgtgtgtgtttatatatatatatatatatatatatatatatatatatatatatatatattcatatatatatatatatatatatatatatatatatatatatatatatatatatgtatataaataaataaatatatatatatatatgtgtgtgtgtgtgtgtgtgtgtgtgtgtgtgtgtgtgtgtgtgtgtgtgtgtgtgtgtgtgtgtgtgtgtgtgtgtgtgtgtgtgtgtatgtttgtgtgtgtgtgtgtgtgtgtgtgtgcgtttatatatatatatatatatatatatatatatatatatatatatatatatatatatatatatatatatatatatgtgtgtgtgtgtgtgtgtgtgtgtgtgtgtgcgtgtgtgtgtgtgtgtgtgtgtgtgtttgtgtgtgtgtgtgtgtgtgtgtgcgtgtgtgtgtgtgtgggtatgtgtgtgttagtgtgtgtgtgtgcgtgtgtgtgtgtgtatgtgtgtgtgtgtatgtgtgtgtgtgtgtgtgtgtgtgtgtgtgtgtgtgtgtgtgtgtgtgtgtgtgtgtgtgtgtgtgtgtgtgtggatgtgtgtgtgcgtgtacgtacatatatatacatatatatatatatatatatatatatatatatatatatatatatacatatatatatatatatatatatgtatatatatatatatatatatatatatatatatatatatatatatatatatatatatatatatatatatatatatatatatatatatatatatatatatatatatatatatatatatatatatatatatatttatatatatacatatgtatatatgtacatatatatatcatacatatatacacatgtatatatatatatatatatatgcatatatacatgcacacacacatgtatatatatacatacatttttatatatatatatatatatatatatatatatatatatatatatatatatgtatgtatacacacacacacacatacacacacacacacacacacacacacacacacacacacacacacacatacacacacacagacccacacacatatatatatatatatatatatatatatatatatatatatatatatatatatgtgtgtgtgtgtgtgtgtgtgtgtgtatgtgtgtgtgtgtgtgtgtttgtgtgtgtgtgtatgtgtgtgtgtgtgtgtttgtgtgtgtgtgtgtgtgtgtgtgtgtgtgtttattcattcttctgttgatatattGATGTATTAGTAAATAGAAATTGTTAGTTTCCTCCATGCAagtttatttcgttctttttatctATAATTGCCTTTAAAAAACAGTTCTAGCATTGTCAATAGAGATATCCTTTTATCTGAAGGTCCATATCATTTGAAGCTGAAGATTTATGTAGATGGCCTTCCAATAAAAGAGTTAGGCATATGGTACAATAGGACATTATGATGGTCAAACAGCTGCACTGATTATGGTGTCGTGTAGATGCTGGACAGGGCTGGCACGCTGAAAGAGCTTCTCGATGCAGTGCTTTCGAAGCCAGAGTCAGTTCCGAAGCTCCCGCTGGCTGCTCCTGATGATCCAGATCCACTGAGACTTAGGCTGCCCCCGGTACTGCTGCTGCTTCCAAGGCTGCTGCTTCTACCGCTGGTCTCGAAACCGCTGCTGCCACTTCCGAAGTTGCTGCTGAAGCTTCCAAGGCTGCTGTCACTGTTGCTTCCGAAAGTGCTGCCAACGGCACCGCTGGCGCCACTTCCGGTACTGCTTCCGCTTCCAAGCGTGCTGCTGCTTCCGAGGGCACTTCTGCCACCTGCAACGCTGCTGACACTGCCAAAGGCACTGCTGCCTCCAACGCTGCTACCGCTTGCGCCTCCGAAAGAGCTGCTTCCACTTCCAAAACTGCTGCCACTGCCGAGGGAGCTGCTTCCACTTCCAAATCCGCTTCCACTTCCAAAGCCACTGCCGCTGCTGCCAAGACTACCACTGACGCTAGCTCCGAAGTTGCCACTGCCTCCAAGGCTGCCACTGCCGCTAACTCCGAAGCTGCCTCCGAGACTACCACTGCTTCCGAAACTGCCACTTCCGCTCCCTCCAAAGCTGCCACCGAAACTGCCACTTCCGCTGCTTCCAAAGCTGCCACTTCCGCTTCCACCGAAGCTGCCACTTCCGCTGCTTCCAAAGCTGCCACTTCCGCTGCTTCCGAAGCTGCCACTTCCGCTGCCTCCGAAGCTGCCACTTCCGCTGCTTCCGAAGCTGCCACTTCCGCTGCCTCCGAAGCTGCCACTTCCGCTGCTACCGAAGCTGCCACTTCCTCTGCCTCCGAAGCTGCCACTTCCGCTGCCTCCGAAGCTGCCACTTCCGCTGCCTCCGAAGCTGCCACTTCCGCTGCCTCCGAAGCTGCCACTTCCGCTGCCTCCGAAACTGCCACTCCCGCTGCCTCCAAATCCACCAGCTCCACCCAGAGCGCCTCCACTAGCGGTAATGACTTGGCCTTCGGCGTTGATGGCGGTCGTCAGGGCGCTCTGGAGACTAGTTCCTCCGGGAAGAGTTGGGTTCTCACCCTCGCCGTAGTTGACGAAGTAAACTTCTGGGTCCGAGGGGGGATGAGCGGGCACTTCGATTACACGCTGTCCTTGGTCGGATTGCTTGTTCAGGACATACACCACCTGGTCCTGCCTTGGAGGCGGCACCACAATGGGATCTTGAACCTGTTTCTCTGCAAGTTTGATGAACAGCACGTTGCGGTCTACTTTAGGTTCTGGGATGTATGGGGGCGGGGTATTGGGTCTTGGGTTCGGTGGGGCATTGTACAGGAAAACGCGTTCGTTGACGCGGGGGGTCACGCATCTGCCATCCACGTGTCGCACCTGCCCCTTACCGCAACTCCCCAGATTTACGACTGGCCCGGGTGGTGTGGGCAGGCTGTACCCCTGTGGGGCAGCGGACACAGCAACTGCTGCCGTTAGGACCAGAACCTGCGGTAAGAAAGGTAATAATCATAGGCAaccattacatatatatctgaatatatatcataaaggaaatatagagaaacagacagacacatggattgacagggaaacagatagattgatatagaaagagagacgagagatgattaacatacgcaaacatacaaacacacaaaccctttACATCCCTAAAGTTTGTATATCAGCAAATATATACTTGTACTACAATTttgattatcatgaaaaaaacatTTCATGCATAATGttctcataatcatcgttattacaatGACCGATGCATCAAATAATAGGacaaaatagataagaataaagaaaatacaacaaattaGTCATGAGATAATTGAATAGAATTAAGCTTAATGATACAATAATCTAGTGATTCGTTACCTTACATAACTAAGACTCTAGACGATTATCATGGCTTCTGATTACATTACAGTTTCAGGCTACAGCTATATTCTGGACAGTGCAACCCAATCGCCTATTGGTAACTACAGTAAAAGATTATAACACTTTAATAAGCACAGGTAGAACAAATTATGGCTTAATTGGTAATCGACGGAGCGAAAAAACTTATactgataaaattaatattacCTCAACATTCACCGGTAAAATATTTAAGGTAAGTAAGATATATGAAGAGATGATACACGATAAAAGTGACTTATCGGAGCAATGAAGATTTTGCCTTACCAGGGACTGCATGTCGGAGGATGGTGACACTTCGGAGGGATTACCAATGGTCTTATATACTCCCACGCTGTCACGGAAAGCCCTTCCTCCTTGTttatcttgttgttgttttcgtagaTAAACCGCCCTTAACTGCCTGTCTATCCCGACCCCCCACACCTGCCCTGCCACCGCAGAGTTCCCACGGGGAGGTCAAGGGGCACAGCCTTCTCGTCAACATTCGCCTGATTTTGCGCCAGGTGCTGTAACTGGTCTGTTCTTGGGCATTGCATGTGCTTATTGATGGTATGTTGTTTGTCTTCAGAGCGTGGAAGGTATGGTTGGAAGTGCATTACCACTCATCTACTAAGCGTGTCACGACTTGGAATATTTCGAAAGACGTTAACCATCGCGATCATAGAAACTGCATTCACAGTATGCATAATTACGGTAGACAAACAATTCATTATTTGTTTGTAAAGATAAACTTTAAAATAGGAGTTAGAATGAAAATCAGTCCTGATAATCGCCTTTTGGAGCAAATACATTTCCACtgatgtacatgcacatatatatatatatatatatatatatatatatatatatatatatatatatatatatatatatatatatatatacatatacatatacatatatatatatatatatatatatatatatatatatatacatatacatatatatatgtatatatatatatatatatatatatatatatatatatatatatatgtgtgtgtgtgtgtgtgtgtgtgtgtgtgtgtgtgtgtgtgtgtatgtgtgtgtgtgtgtacacacacacacacacacacacacacacacacacacacacacacacacacacacacacacacacacacacatatatatatatatatatatatatatatatatatatatatatatatacatatatatatatatatttatacatacatacatacacatatatatatatatatgtatatatatatatatatacatatacatatatatatatatatatatatatatatatatatatatatatatatatatatatatatatatatatatacatacatatatatatatatatatacatatatatatatatatatatatatacatatatatatatatatatatatatatatatgtatatatatatatatatatgtatgtatatatatatatatacatatatatatatatatatatatatatatatatatagagagagagagagagagagagagagagagagagagagagagagagagagagagagagagagagagagagagagccctcaAATTCCGCTTATTTATGATTTGGGAATTACCTAGTATAAATAACAATTTTACTGCTTTCAAATTTCAAGGTTATTAGGTATAGAATGATTTTCCTTGTTGCATATTTTATGTGTCTGCAAATAGGTACAAAACTgtcataatatgtgtgtgtgtgtgtgtgtgtgcgtgtctgggtatatatgtgaacacaaaaacacactaaaacatacacacacacacacacacatacacataaacacacacacacacgcacacacacatacacacacacacacacacacacacacacacacacacgcacacacacacacacacacacacacacacacacacatatatatatgtatatatatatatatatatatatatatatatatatatatatatatatatatatatatatatacatatatatatatatatatatatatatatatatatatatatatatatatatatatatatatatatacgtatatgtatgtatatgtaaatgtatacatatgatcatatgtatatacatgaacatatatatatatatatatatatatatatatatatatatatatatatatatatatatatatatatatatatatata
Coding sequences:
- the LOC113830418 gene encoding loricrin — protein: MQSLVLVLTAAVAVSAAPQGYSLPTPPGPVVNLGSCGKGQVRHVDGRCVTPRVNERVFLYNAPPNPRPNTPPPYIPEPKVDRNVLFIKLAEKQVQDPIVVPPPRQDQVVYVLNKQSDQGQRVIEVPAHPPSDPEVYFVNYGEGENPTLPGGTSLQSALTTAINAEGQVITASGGALGGAGGFGGSGSGSFGGSGSGSFGGSGSGSFGGSGSGSFGGSGSGSFGGRGSGSFGSSGSGSFGGSGSGSFGSSGSGSFGGSGSGSFGSSGSGSFGSSGSGSFGGSGSGSFGSSGSGSFGGSFGGSGSGSFGSSGSLGGSFGVSGSGSLGGSGNFGASVSGSLGSSGSGFGSGSGFGSGSSSLGSGSSFGSGSSSFGGASGSSVGGSSAFGSVSSVAGGRSALGSSSTLGSGSSTGSGASGAVGSTFGSNSDSSLGSFSSNFGSGSSGFETSGRSSSLGSSSSTGGSLSLSGSGSSGAASGSFGTDSGFESTASRSSFSVPALSSIYTTP